One stretch of Molothrus aeneus isolate 106 chromosome 2, BPBGC_Maene_1.0, whole genome shotgun sequence DNA includes these proteins:
- the KCNRG gene encoding potassium channel regulatory protein, protein MSSREVVVLSVGGVRFVTRASTLQQFPESRLARMVSDDDREFKLVNGEFFVDRDGALFSYIMDFLRTLQVSLPTDFSDYQRLQREAEFYGLYSLANLLSQEHLLKPRLEILEVRFSLQKMQAFFRIFGSCSTTIEALAEQITVFTGQQSGQGWNSPFPSQKPLVPLPLERPSHHDMVFLCGTEYSAGDQFVARYVSIKPDKRKLINGTNVLGLLLDTLLKDGFRLISTRTVPSEEKAECYTFERMKRAAGLAIMVNQTPGSSGVAQARRSQVQKGK, encoded by the exons ATGAGTAGTCGGGAGGTGGTCGTTCTGAGTGTGGGAGGTGTGAGGTTTGTAACCCGGGCTTCCACCTTGCAGCAGTTCCCTGAGTCCAGGCTGGCACGCATGGTGAGTGACGATGACCGGGAATTTAAACTGGTGAATGGAGAGTTTTTTGTGGACAGAGATGGAGCTTTGTTTAGTTACATCATGGACTTCTTGAGGACTCTCCAGGTGTCCTTACCAACTGATTTCTCAGACTatcagaggctgcagagagaagcagaattCTATGGACTCTACTCCCTGGCCAACCTCCTGAGCCAAGAACACTTGCTGAAGCCTAGGCTGGAGATCTTGGAAGTGCGTTTTTCTCTCCAAAAAATGCAGGCCTTTTTCCGGATCTTTGGTTCCTGCAGTACCACCATTGAGGCACTAGCTGAGCAGATCACTGTGTTTACAGGGCAGCAGTCAGGACAGGGCTGGAACagcccttttccttcccagaaaCCACTCGTTCCACTTCCTTTGGAAAGACCCTCTCATCATGATATGGTTTTTCTGTGTGGGACTGAGTATTCTGCTGGTGACCAGTTCGTGGCCAG GTATGTTTCCATAAAGCCTGATAAGAGAAAGCTGATTAATGGTACTAACGTGCTAGGCCTGCTGCTTGACACTTTGCTCAAAGATGGATTTCGCCTCATAAGCACCAGGACAGTCCCCAGTGAAGAGAAGGCTGAATGCTACACTTTTGAAAGGATGAAGAGGGCAGCAGGCCTTGCCATCATGGTGAACCAaaccccagggagctctggggtAGCACAGGCAAGGAGAAGCCAAGTACAGAAAGGGAAATAA